A window of the Streptomyces griseochromogenes genome harbors these coding sequences:
- a CDS encoding SDR family NAD(P)-dependent oxidoreductase codes for MITQTYLSELFSLDGRVALVTGGSSGIGRAIAGALARAGASVVIVARKEAELAATVDELTADGCRAAWVSGDLSTREGVRAAADEAARTFGEPDILVNCAGVNLRPPMGELGEDVWDTTMALNLEAPFLLGQRFGPGMAERGFGRIIHITSQQAHRAFVRSGAYGVSKGALESLARSQAEAWSPHGVTCNTLVPGFVMTPLNTQLSSDPEKVAALAARTLIGRNGLAEDFAGAAVFLAGPASAYVTGQSIFVDGGFSVH; via the coding sequence ATGATCACGCAGACCTACCTCTCCGAACTCTTCTCGCTGGACGGCCGTGTCGCCCTGGTGACCGGCGGCAGTTCCGGCATCGGCCGGGCCATCGCCGGGGCACTGGCGCGGGCCGGGGCGAGCGTGGTGATCGTGGCCCGCAAGGAGGCGGAGCTGGCGGCGACGGTCGACGAGCTGACGGCCGACGGGTGCCGGGCGGCCTGGGTCAGCGGCGACCTGAGCACGCGCGAGGGCGTGCGTGCGGCGGCCGACGAAGCGGCACGGACGTTCGGGGAGCCCGACATCCTCGTCAACTGCGCCGGAGTCAACCTGAGGCCGCCGATGGGCGAGCTGGGCGAGGACGTGTGGGACACCACCATGGCCCTGAACCTGGAGGCGCCCTTCCTGCTGGGCCAGAGGTTCGGGCCGGGCATGGCCGAACGGGGCTTCGGCCGGATCATCCACATCACCTCCCAGCAGGCACACCGGGCCTTCGTGCGGAGCGGTGCCTACGGCGTGTCCAAGGGGGCGCTGGAGTCGCTGGCCCGCTCCCAGGCCGAGGCATGGTCCCCCCACGGCGTCACCTGCAACACACTGGTGCCCGGCTTCGTGATGACGCCGCTCAACACACAGCTGTCGTCCGACCCCGAGAAGGTGGCGGCGCTGGCCGCGCGCACACTGATCGGGCGCAACGGGCTGGCCGAGGACTTCGCCGGCGCGGCCGTGTTCCTCGCCGGCCCCGCCTCCGCCTACGTCACGGGCCAGTCGATCTTCGTCGACGGCGGGTTCTCCGTCCACTGA